The following are encoded in a window of Arvicanthis niloticus isolate mArvNil1 chromosome 1, mArvNil1.pat.X, whole genome shotgun sequence genomic DNA:
- the Pih1d1 gene encoding PIH1 domain-containing protein 1 isoform X4, translated as MADSTFLAPELSDAESMGEETVRFQELLLKASKELQQAQTARPESTQIQPKPGFCIKTNSSEGKVFINICHSPSIPPPVDVTEDELLQMLEEDQAGFRIPMSLGEPHAELDAKGQGCTAYDVAVNSNFYLRMQNSDFLRELVVTIAREGLEDKYGLQLNPEWRMLKYRSFLGSISQQNIRSQQRPRIQELGTLDASDSLGTQHGPERPHLSLWLEAPDLLLAEVNLPKLDGAQGLALEIGENRLVMGGPQQLYHLDASIPLRINTEATRAAFHHRRKQLMVSMPLLAASS; from the exons ATGGCGGACTCGACGTTTCTGGCACCAGAGCTAAGCGACGCAGAGTCGATGGGTGAAGAGACGGTGCGGTTTCAGGAGTTGCTGCTGAAG GCTTCCAAAGAGCTCCAGCAAGCCCAGACAGCCAGGCCAGAATCTACACAGATCCAGCCAAAGCCTG GTTTCTGCATAAAGACCAACTCTTCGGAAGGAAAGGTTTTCATCAACATCTGCcactctccctccatccctcccccggTGGACGTGACTGAGGACGAGCTGCTTCAGATGCTGGAAGAGGACCAAGCTGGCTTCCGAATCCCCATGAGCCTGGGAGAGCCACATGCTGAGCTGGATGCAA AAGGCCAGGGCTGTACTGCCTATGACGTCGCTGTCAATAGCAACTTCTATCTGAGGATGCAG AACAGTGATTTCTTGCGGGAACTAGTGGTCACCATTGCCAGGGAGGGCCTCGAGGACAAGTACGGCCTACAGCTAAATCCTG AATGGCGCATGCTGAAGTACCGGTCTTTCCTGGGCTCCATCTCACAGCAGAACATCCGTTCCCAACAGCGCCCACGGATCCAGGAGCTGGGGACCCTGGATGCCAGTGACTCACTGGGAACCCAGCATGG CCCAGAGCGGCCTCACCTGAGCCTGTGGTTGGAAGCTCCTGATCTCCTCTTGGCTGAAGTTAACCTTCCTAAACTG GATGGAGCCCAAGGGCTGGcactggagataggagagaaccgcCTGGTGATGGGAGGCCCCCAGCAGCTGTACCACCTGGACGCCTCCATTCCCCTGCGGATCAATACCGAGGCAACCAGGGCTGCTTTTCACCACAGGAGAAAG cAACTGATGGTGTCCATGCCCCTCCTGGCCGCATCGTCCTGA
- the Pih1d1 gene encoding PIH1 domain-containing protein 1 isoform X1: MAFMAMADSTFLAPELSDAESMGEETVRFQELLLKASKELQQAQTARPESTQIQPKPGFCIKTNSSEGKVFINICHSPSIPPPVDVTEDELLQMLEEDQAGFRIPMSLGEPHAELDAKGQGCTAYDVAVNSNFYLRMQNSDFLRELVVTIAREGLEDKYGLQLNPEWRMLKYRSFLGSISQQNIRSQQRPRIQELGTLDASDSLGTQHGPERPHLSLWLEAPDLLLAEVNLPKLGRGLTLSSPGWSPRAGTGDRREPPGDGRPPAAVPPGRLHSPADQYRGNQGCFSPQEKATDGVHAPPGRIVLTSVSCISGCS; the protein is encoded by the exons ATGGCTTTCAT GGCCATGGCGGACTCGACGTTTCTGGCACCAGAGCTAAGCGACGCAGAGTCGATGGGTGAAGAGACGGTGCGGTTTCAGGAGTTGCTGCTGAAG GCTTCCAAAGAGCTCCAGCAAGCCCAGACAGCCAGGCCAGAATCTACACAGATCCAGCCAAAGCCTG GTTTCTGCATAAAGACCAACTCTTCGGAAGGAAAGGTTTTCATCAACATCTGCcactctccctccatccctcccccggTGGACGTGACTGAGGACGAGCTGCTTCAGATGCTGGAAGAGGACCAAGCTGGCTTCCGAATCCCCATGAGCCTGGGAGAGCCACATGCTGAGCTGGATGCAA AAGGCCAGGGCTGTACTGCCTATGACGTCGCTGTCAATAGCAACTTCTATCTGAGGATGCAG AACAGTGATTTCTTGCGGGAACTAGTGGTCACCATTGCCAGGGAGGGCCTCGAGGACAAGTACGGCCTACAGCTAAATCCTG AATGGCGCATGCTGAAGTACCGGTCTTTCCTGGGCTCCATCTCACAGCAGAACATCCGTTCCCAACAGCGCCCACGGATCCAGGAGCTGGGGACCCTGGATGCCAGTGACTCACTGGGAACCCAGCATGG CCCAGAGCGGCCTCACCTGAGCCTGTGGTTGGAAGCTCCTGATCTCCTCTTGGCTGAAGTTAACCTTCCTAAACTG GGGCGTGGGCTGACTCTCTCATCGCCAGGATGGAGCCCAAGGGCTGGcactggagataggagagaaccgcCTGGTGATGGGAGGCCCCCAGCAGCTGTACCACCTGGACGCCTCCATTCCCCTGCGGATCAATACCGAGGCAACCAGGGCTGCTTTTCACCACAGGAGAAAG cAACTGATGGTGTCCATGCCCCTCCTGGCCGCATCGTCCTGACCAGCGTGTCCTGCATTTCCGGATGTAGCTGA
- the Pih1d1 gene encoding PIH1 domain-containing protein 1 isoform X3 — protein MAFMAMADSTFLAPELSDAESMGEETVRFQELLLKASKELQQAQTARPESTQIQPKPGFCIKTNSSEGKVFINICHSPSIPPPVDVTEDELLQMLEEDQAGFRIPMSLGEPHAELDAKGQGCTAYDVAVNSNFYLRMQNSDFLRELVVTIAREGLEDKYGLQLNPEWRMLKYRSFLGSISQQNIRSQQRPRIQELGTLDASDSLGTQHGPERPHLSLWLEAPDLLLAEVNLPKLDGAQGLALEIGENRLVMGGPQQLYHLDASIPLRINTEATRAAFHHRRKQLMVSMPLLAASS, from the exons ATGGCTTTCAT GGCCATGGCGGACTCGACGTTTCTGGCACCAGAGCTAAGCGACGCAGAGTCGATGGGTGAAGAGACGGTGCGGTTTCAGGAGTTGCTGCTGAAG GCTTCCAAAGAGCTCCAGCAAGCCCAGACAGCCAGGCCAGAATCTACACAGATCCAGCCAAAGCCTG GTTTCTGCATAAAGACCAACTCTTCGGAAGGAAAGGTTTTCATCAACATCTGCcactctccctccatccctcccccggTGGACGTGACTGAGGACGAGCTGCTTCAGATGCTGGAAGAGGACCAAGCTGGCTTCCGAATCCCCATGAGCCTGGGAGAGCCACATGCTGAGCTGGATGCAA AAGGCCAGGGCTGTACTGCCTATGACGTCGCTGTCAATAGCAACTTCTATCTGAGGATGCAG AACAGTGATTTCTTGCGGGAACTAGTGGTCACCATTGCCAGGGAGGGCCTCGAGGACAAGTACGGCCTACAGCTAAATCCTG AATGGCGCATGCTGAAGTACCGGTCTTTCCTGGGCTCCATCTCACAGCAGAACATCCGTTCCCAACAGCGCCCACGGATCCAGGAGCTGGGGACCCTGGATGCCAGTGACTCACTGGGAACCCAGCATGG CCCAGAGCGGCCTCACCTGAGCCTGTGGTTGGAAGCTCCTGATCTCCTCTTGGCTGAAGTTAACCTTCCTAAACTG GATGGAGCCCAAGGGCTGGcactggagataggagagaaccgcCTGGTGATGGGAGGCCCCCAGCAGCTGTACCACCTGGACGCCTCCATTCCCCTGCGGATCAATACCGAGGCAACCAGGGCTGCTTTTCACCACAGGAGAAAG cAACTGATGGTGTCCATGCCCCTCCTGGCCGCATCGTCCTGA
- the Pih1d1 gene encoding PIH1 domain-containing protein 1 isoform X2 produces MADSTFLAPELSDAESMGEETVRFQELLLKASKELQQAQTARPESTQIQPKPGFCIKTNSSEGKVFINICHSPSIPPPVDVTEDELLQMLEEDQAGFRIPMSLGEPHAELDAKGQGCTAYDVAVNSNFYLRMQNSDFLRELVVTIAREGLEDKYGLQLNPEWRMLKYRSFLGSISQQNIRSQQRPRIQELGTLDASDSLGTQHGPERPHLSLWLEAPDLLLAEVNLPKLGRGLTLSSPGWSPRAGTGDRREPPGDGRPPAAVPPGRLHSPADQYRGNQGCFSPQEKATDGVHAPPGRIVLTSVSCISGCS; encoded by the exons ATGGCGGACTCGACGTTTCTGGCACCAGAGCTAAGCGACGCAGAGTCGATGGGTGAAGAGACGGTGCGGTTTCAGGAGTTGCTGCTGAAG GCTTCCAAAGAGCTCCAGCAAGCCCAGACAGCCAGGCCAGAATCTACACAGATCCAGCCAAAGCCTG GTTTCTGCATAAAGACCAACTCTTCGGAAGGAAAGGTTTTCATCAACATCTGCcactctccctccatccctcccccggTGGACGTGACTGAGGACGAGCTGCTTCAGATGCTGGAAGAGGACCAAGCTGGCTTCCGAATCCCCATGAGCCTGGGAGAGCCACATGCTGAGCTGGATGCAA AAGGCCAGGGCTGTACTGCCTATGACGTCGCTGTCAATAGCAACTTCTATCTGAGGATGCAG AACAGTGATTTCTTGCGGGAACTAGTGGTCACCATTGCCAGGGAGGGCCTCGAGGACAAGTACGGCCTACAGCTAAATCCTG AATGGCGCATGCTGAAGTACCGGTCTTTCCTGGGCTCCATCTCACAGCAGAACATCCGTTCCCAACAGCGCCCACGGATCCAGGAGCTGGGGACCCTGGATGCCAGTGACTCACTGGGAACCCAGCATGG CCCAGAGCGGCCTCACCTGAGCCTGTGGTTGGAAGCTCCTGATCTCCTCTTGGCTGAAGTTAACCTTCCTAAACTG GGGCGTGGGCTGACTCTCTCATCGCCAGGATGGAGCCCAAGGGCTGGcactggagataggagagaaccgcCTGGTGATGGGAGGCCCCCAGCAGCTGTACCACCTGGACGCCTCCATTCCCCTGCGGATCAATACCGAGGCAACCAGGGCTGCTTTTCACCACAGGAGAAAG cAACTGATGGTGTCCATGCCCCTCCTGGCCGCATCGTCCTGACCAGCGTGTCCTGCATTTCCGGATGTAGCTGA
- the Pih1d1 gene encoding PIH1 domain-containing protein 1 isoform X5, with translation MAFMAMADSTFLAPELSDAESMGEETVRFQELLLKASKELQQAQTARPESTQIQPKPGFCIKTNSSEGKVFINICHSPSIPPPVDVTEDELLQMLEEDQAGFRIPMSLGEPHAELDAKGQGCTAYDVAVNSNFYLRMQNSDFLRELVVTIAREGLEDKYGLQLNPEWRMLKYRSFLGSISQQNIRSQQRPRIQELGTLDASDSLGTQHGPERPHLSLWLEAPDLLLAEVNLPKLQLMVSMPLLAASS, from the exons ATGGCTTTCAT GGCCATGGCGGACTCGACGTTTCTGGCACCAGAGCTAAGCGACGCAGAGTCGATGGGTGAAGAGACGGTGCGGTTTCAGGAGTTGCTGCTGAAG GCTTCCAAAGAGCTCCAGCAAGCCCAGACAGCCAGGCCAGAATCTACACAGATCCAGCCAAAGCCTG GTTTCTGCATAAAGACCAACTCTTCGGAAGGAAAGGTTTTCATCAACATCTGCcactctccctccatccctcccccggTGGACGTGACTGAGGACGAGCTGCTTCAGATGCTGGAAGAGGACCAAGCTGGCTTCCGAATCCCCATGAGCCTGGGAGAGCCACATGCTGAGCTGGATGCAA AAGGCCAGGGCTGTACTGCCTATGACGTCGCTGTCAATAGCAACTTCTATCTGAGGATGCAG AACAGTGATTTCTTGCGGGAACTAGTGGTCACCATTGCCAGGGAGGGCCTCGAGGACAAGTACGGCCTACAGCTAAATCCTG AATGGCGCATGCTGAAGTACCGGTCTTTCCTGGGCTCCATCTCACAGCAGAACATCCGTTCCCAACAGCGCCCACGGATCCAGGAGCTGGGGACCCTGGATGCCAGTGACTCACTGGGAACCCAGCATGG CCCAGAGCGGCCTCACCTGAGCCTGTGGTTGGAAGCTCCTGATCTCCTCTTGGCTGAAGTTAACCTTCCTAAACTG cAACTGATGGTGTCCATGCCCCTCCTGGCCGCATCGTCCTGA